The following are encoded in a window of Helicobacter jaachi genomic DNA:
- a CDS encoding DUF2156 domain-containing protein, producing the protein MEFKGLGLADRVILEPLTRSSGRWQADTNFSNLFMWRHSREISFCIQDGQLIIQTRYAGQNPFIFYPIGKGDKKAIIESMIAHYAHLGLPLEIHSLQASEKDELLSLFGDSFEITQRRDRFDYIYNVEELIALSGRKFHKKKNHLNRFYLQYPQACFEPLNEGNLQEVREVNNQWFLESKKDDEGLHFENLGINDALCNFNTLGLQGGLLRCDGDIIAFSFGEVLDEKMALIHIEKANIAFSGAYQAINQALLKHTFSHLQYVNREEDLGIEGLRKAKLSYQPAFLLEKYDARLSV; encoded by the coding sequence ATGGAGTTTAAAGGATTAGGGCTTGCAGATAGAGTGATTTTAGAGCCTTTAACGCGCTCAAGTGGGCGCTGGCAGGCTGATACAAACTTTTCTAATCTTTTTATGTGGCGGCATTCTAGGGAGATTAGCTTTTGCATTCAAGATGGGCAGCTTATTATCCAAACGCGCTACGCTGGTCAAAATCCCTTTATCTTTTATCCCATAGGCAAAGGCGATAAAAAGGCAATTATAGAATCTATGATAGCTCATTATGCGCATTTAGGACTGCCTTTAGAAATCCACTCTTTGCAAGCTAGTGAGAAAGATGAGCTTTTATCACTATTTGGCGATAGTTTTGAAATCACACAAAGGCGCGATAGATTTGATTATATCTATAATGTGGAGGAGCTTATTGCGCTTAGTGGGCGCAAGTTTCATAAGAAAAAAAATCATCTCAATCGCTTTTATCTGCAATATCCTCAAGCATGCTTTGAGCCGCTTAATGAAGGTAATTTACAAGAAGTTAGGGAAGTCAATAATCAATGGTTTTTAGAATCTAAAAAAGATGATGAGGGCTTGCATTTTGAGAATCTAGGCATTAATGATGCACTTTGCAATTTTAATACCTTAGGCTTGCAAGGTGGGCTTTTGCGATGTGATGGGGATATTATTGCCTTTAGTTTTGGCGAGGTGCTTGATGAAAAAATGGCGCTTATTCATATTGAAAAGGCAAATATCGCCTTTAGCGGCGCGTATCAGGCGATTAATCAAGCACTTTTAAAGCATACATTCTCGCATTTGCAGTATGTAAATCGCGAGGAGGATTTGGGCATTGAGGGCTTAAGGAAAGCCAAACTCTCCTATCAACCGGCATTTTTGCTAGAAAAATATGACGCAAGGCTTAGCGTGTGA
- a CDS encoding alpha/beta fold hydrolase, which yields MKDYILLEKDRSFISAKDNLRIFYDVYMPNVLTDSITLIQIAHGMVEHKGRYEWVGSSLAKEGFVIAIADHRGHGKSIDENHEWGEMKGMPSDMPHKPRIESSAQSVSESGFEYAIDDMHELTLLLKKRFKPKKFVLLGHSMGSLLARGYLKLYKHELSALILSGSPAYNPLVPFGIFLAHILHKCHLYTWGKHFINSISFGGFNKPFLRDKNEDRDFAWLCRDRAVVNAYKADSACMFVFSLQSFIGLFKGMQWVNDVHSLQGEHLPMLIISGLQDSCGKFGAGVEKIAKAYAKSGFDVHLKLYEGARHEILNEINKQEVLDDICSFVRSLPFAPLHAKG from the coding sequence ATGAAAGATTATATTTTGCTAGAAAAGGATAGGAGTTTTATATCCGCTAAAGATAATTTGCGCATTTTTTATGATGTGTATATGCCTAATGTGCTTACAGATTCTATAACGCTTATTCAAATCGCGCATGGAATGGTAGAGCATAAAGGGCGCTATGAATGGGTGGGAAGTAGCTTAGCAAAAGAAGGCTTTGTTATCGCCATAGCCGACCATAGAGGGCATGGCAAGAGTATTGATGAAAATCACGAATGGGGAGAGATGAAAGGCATGCCAAGTGATATGCCACATAAGCCTCGTATAGAATCTAGCGCGCAAAGCGTGAGTGAAAGCGGCTTTGAATACGCTATAGATGATATGCATGAGCTTACATTGCTTCTAAAAAAACGCTTTAAGCCTAAAAAATTTGTGCTGCTTGGGCATTCTATGGGTTCTCTACTTGCGCGAGGTTATCTTAAGCTATACAAACATGAACTAAGCGCGCTTATTCTATCAGGCTCGCCTGCGTATAACCCTCTCGTGCCTTTTGGGATATTTTTAGCGCATATATTGCACAAATGCCACTTATACACATGGGGTAAGCATTTTATTAATAGCATTTCTTTTGGTGGATTTAATAAGCCCTTTTTGCGTGATAAGAACGAGGATAGAGACTTTGCGTGGCTATGCAGGGATAGGGCTGTGGTGAATGCGTATAAGGCAGATAGCGCGTGTATGTTTGTTTTTAGCTTGCAGAGTTTTATTGGTTTATTTAAGGGTATGCAGTGGGTGAATGATGTGCATAGCTTGCAGGGCGAGCATTTGCCCATGCTTATTATAAGCGGCTTGCAGGATAGTTGCGGGAAATTTGGCGCGGGGGTGGAGAAAATTGCCAAAGCATACGCAAAAAGCGGCTTTGATGTGCATTTAAAGCTCTATGAGGGCGCGCGACACGAGATTTTAAATGAGATAAATAAGCAAGAAGTATTAGATGATATTTGCTCCTTTGTGCGCTCCTTGCCTTTCGCGCCTTTGCACGCTAAAGGCTAA
- a CDS encoding DUF455 family protein, producing MSNISLDTSHKACIFMGELVPSTLFFMRLENAFLLAQQNTIIEIVSQHDNLERDLMMWCRFKGEEFIEKRALGTNGKADRIYILRKLSPQQFQAFNPSHHAPLSQGLAPNGVQIERASPEYHFTYTYDNDIASSNIESLYEEAKKSQWNASSDIKWQEIPHFSQEVEFAIAQIMTYLSENEFSALYIPSRFLGQISPYFTPIPLLLSSIIGDESRHIESFIKRANATGLGVQYSTRITQQSLYSLWAQKDYFVSSFLLHIMGEGTFIDLLHFLSESFRRIGDEASAYMLQLVKRDEARHVAYGMSNVKYALSANPAKIALLKDVVFARKHFLDSVHTESSLLLESLSILRAGGAQGIARGFEEVLALKQKMERNRVKRLVECGIDEELAWDLSKAHTPNFM from the coding sequence ATGTCTAATATTTCACTTGATACTTCGCACAAAGCTTGTATTTTTATGGGCGAATTAGTCCCTAGCACGCTCTTTTTTATGCGACTAGAAAATGCCTTTTTGCTCGCGCAGCAAAATACCATTATAGAAATTGTAAGTCAGCATGATAATTTGGAGCGGGATTTAATGATGTGGTGTCGCTTTAAGGGCGAGGAATTCATAGAAAAGCGTGCTCTTGGCACAAATGGCAAGGCGGATAGAATCTACATTTTGCGCAAACTCTCACCCCAGCAGTTTCAAGCCTTTAATCCCTCTCATCACGCGCCATTATCGCAGGGTTTAGCTCCTAATGGCGTGCAGATTGAGCGCGCAAGCCCAGAGTATCATTTTACATACACTTATGATAATGATATTGCAAGCAGTAATATAGAATCTTTGTATGAAGAAGCGAAAAAATCCCAGTGGAACGCCTCAAGCGATATTAAATGGCAGGAGATACCGCATTTTAGCCAAGAAGTAGAGTTTGCTATTGCGCAGATTATGACTTATTTGAGCGAAAATGAGTTTTCAGCCCTATATATTCCTAGTCGTTTTTTAGGGCAGATTTCACCTTATTTTACGCCCATTCCGTTGCTGCTTTCAAGCATTATAGGCGATGAAAGCCGACATATAGAATCTTTTATCAAGCGTGCAAATGCTACAGGGCTTGGCGTGCAGTATTCTACACGCATAACACAGCAAAGCCTATATAGCCTATGGGCGCAAAAGGATTATTTTGTTTCAAGTTTTTTGCTGCACATTATGGGCGAGGGGACTTTTATTGATTTACTGCATTTTTTGAGCGAGAGTTTTAGGCGCATAGGCGATGAGGCAAGCGCGTATATGCTGCAATTAGTTAAGCGCGATGAAGCAAGGCATGTAGCCTATGGTATGAGCAATGTAAAATATGCCCTAAGCGCTAATCCTGCAAAGATTGCACTGCTTAAAGATGTAGTATTTGCGCGTAAGCATTTTTTAGATTCTGTACATACAGAATCTTCACTGCTGCTTGAATCATTATCGATTTTGCGCGCAGGAGGAGCGCAGGGTATAGCGCGAGGCTTTGAGGAGGTGTTAGCTTTAAAGCAAAAAATGGAGAGAAACCGCGTAAAGCGGCTTGTGGAGTGTGGCATTGATGAGGAGCTTGCTTGGGATTTAAGCAAAGCACATACACCAAATTTTATGTAA
- the lysA gene encoding diaminopimelate decarboxylase — translation MDYFALAQAYQTPLYVYDFDRIAHTFNTLKNAFKARKSLICYALKANSNLSLIHHLAQLGSGADCVSIGEVRRALRAGVPKYKIIFSGVGKQDSEISEALQSDILFLNVESEQELYRIESIARDMQIKARISVRVNPNIEAKTHPYISTGLSENKFGVDIEQAKAMYIFAKNAPFLEPVGIHFHIGSQLTDLAPIKQAAQKIAKLAHSLLALKIDLKFFDVGGGIGICYDDEQIIAPYAYAQAILEALYGLDLTIICEPGRLLVGESGVLLTKVVYEKYNGEKRFVIVDAAMNDLMRPALYGATHKIEPLDSINTESSSSARTSSTHTKASVCDVVGPICESGDYLAKGILLPTLKSGDLLLIKNAGAYGYSMASNYNTRPRPAEVGVINGEARLIKRRESFEEMIKDEESLLKG, via the coding sequence ATGGATTATTTTGCCCTTGCACAAGCCTACCAAACGCCACTTTATGTATATGATTTTGACCGTATCGCGCATACATTTAATACGCTAAAAAACGCCTTCAAAGCGCGTAAATCGCTCATTTGCTATGCTTTAAAAGCAAATTCAAATCTCTCTCTTATTCATCATCTTGCGCAGCTTGGTAGTGGGGCGGATTGTGTATCTATTGGCGAGGTGCGGCGTGCGCTGCGTGCAGGCGTGCCAAAGTATAAAATTATTTTTAGCGGCGTGGGGAAGCAAGATAGCGAGATTAGCGAGGCGCTGCAGAGTGATATTTTATTTTTAAATGTGGAGAGCGAACAGGAGCTTTATCGTATAGAATCTATTGCGCGCGATATGCAGATAAAGGCAAGGATTTCTGTGCGCGTTAATCCCAACATCGAGGCAAAAACGCACCCCTACATTTCAACGGGTTTAAGTGAAAATAAATTTGGCGTGGATATTGAGCAGGCAAAGGCTATGTATATTTTTGCTAAAAATGCGCCATTTTTAGAGCCTGTGGGCATTCACTTTCATATTGGCTCGCAGCTCACAGATTTAGCGCCCATTAAGCAAGCTGCACAAAAAATTGCTAAACTCGCCCATAGCTTGCTGGCTTTAAAGATTGATTTAAAATTCTTTGATGTAGGCGGAGGGATTGGGATATGCTATGATGATGAGCAGATTATTGCGCCCTATGCGTATGCGCAAGCGATTTTAGAAGCACTCTATGGGCTTGATTTGACTATTATTTGCGAGCCTGGACGGCTGCTTGTGGGAGAGAGTGGCGTGCTGCTCACAAAGGTAGTGTATGAAAAATATAATGGAGAAAAGCGCTTTGTAATCGTTGATGCGGCGATGAATGATTTAATGCGTCCCGCGCTCTATGGGGCGACACACAAAATAGAGCCGCTAGATTCTATAAATACAGAATCTAGCTCTAGCGCTCGCACATCTAGCACGCACACTAAGGCAAGTGTGTGTGATGTGGTAGGTCCTATTTGCGAGAGTGGGGATTATTTGGCAAAGGGTATTTTGCTCCCTACGCTTAAAAGCGGGGATTTGCTGCTTATTAAAAATGCTGGCGCGTATGGGTATAGCATGGCAAGCAATTATAATACACGCCCGCGTCCTGCGGAAGTGGGGGTTATTAATGGAGAGGCTAGGCTCATTAAGCGTAGGGAGAGCTTTGAAGAGATGATAAAAGATGAGGAAAGTTTGCTAAAAGGATAG
- the pheA gene encoding chorismate mutase: MKAQDETLKALRTEIDRVDDEILRALQRRMELVAQVGAHKHKQGGAIYRPERERQIIERLSQQKSKYMDKRAIEAIYQEIFALSRNIELPQKVAFLGPIGSYTHQAAEERFGAMSEYIPLNTISAVFEALSYQRVKYGVIPLENNTNGMVGESIDLLAQSDFKIIAEVILPIHHSFLSSCEHLGEIKKIFSKDIAFGQCQRFLNANNLHHIEQIPTDSTARAVQLAAREPQSAAIGSKIAGKLYNLPLMFEHIEDSKHNKTRFVIVSDFSNAPSGRDKTSLFVNLRHKDQVGDLFRLLGDFEQENINLTKIDSRPLRNEDFKMGFFIDCEGHYLDEPLQRLFAKRGDEIKWLGSYIFA; encoded by the coding sequence TTGAAAGCACAAGATGAAACACTTAAAGCGTTACGCACAGAGATTGATAGGGTAGATGATGAGATTTTGCGCGCTTTGCAAAGGCGTATGGAGCTAGTCGCGCAGGTGGGTGCGCACAAACATAAACAAGGTGGCGCGATTTATCGCCCAGAGCGTGAAAGGCAAATCATAGAGCGACTAAGCCAACAAAAGAGCAAATATATGGACAAACGCGCCATTGAGGCTATTTATCAAGAGATTTTTGCCCTTTCACGCAATATTGAGCTACCCCAAAAGGTGGCTTTTTTAGGTCCTATTGGAAGTTACACGCATCAAGCAGCAGAAGAGCGATTTGGCGCGATGAGTGAATATATCCCGTTAAATACCATTAGCGCAGTCTTTGAAGCCCTCTCTTATCAGCGCGTAAAATATGGCGTGATACCTTTGGAGAACAATACTAATGGCATGGTGGGGGAGAGCATTGATTTGCTTGCGCAAAGCGATTTTAAGATTATTGCAGAAGTCATTTTGCCCATTCATCATAGTTTTTTAAGCAGTTGCGAGCATTTAGGTGAGATAAAAAAGATTTTTTCTAAAGATATTGCCTTTGGGCAGTGCCAAAGATTTTTAAATGCTAATAATTTGCATCATATTGAGCAAATCCCTACAGATTCTACCGCACGCGCGGTGCAGCTGGCTGCTAGAGAGCCACAAAGCGCAGCCATTGGCTCAAAGATTGCAGGTAAGCTTTATAACCTGCCTTTGATGTTTGAGCATATTGAGGATTCTAAGCATAATAAAACGCGCTTTGTGATTGTGAGTGATTTTAGTAATGCTCCTAGCGGTAGGGATAAAACCTCGCTTTTTGTAAATTTAAGGCACAAAGACCAAGTGGGTGATTTATTTCGCTTGCTGGGGGATTTTGAGCAGGAAAACATTAATCTCACAAAGATAGATTCTCGCCCTTTAAGGAATGAGGATTTTAAAATGGGATTTTTTATTGATTGCGAAGGGCATTATCTTGATGAGCCTTTGCAGCGGCTTTTTGCTAAGAGGGGTGATGAGATTAAATGGCTTGGCAGTTATATTTTTGCTTAG
- a CDS encoding restriction endonuclease subunit S yields the protein MGSKQYFKITRRLKSPFLASPHLQELESRFYANGGWFKKFALGELFEVKSNPQLNKDSFQFNENAKYPYFTRTCLNNGIAGYVEYLDEEHKIKGNSIAVGMLGMQFFYMQKDFYAGQFTKTIYPKFNPFNVKIAHYFIVLLNKNSPKFLSVLVRDFEKNFNATCVSIPVHKNGEIAFDFMESYIKELEIERVREVEFEQKIELKAYLQATNLKDYTLTESEINAINIFNALDSKTNGGGGKSRLDSIESITPKDSINIKDSIVSIKNTESTHAIKWQEFKIAGLFDVIELKKLNPLDSREFRAKEQDKLHSIPAVVAKVGNNGVMYYVSKNDYETARNKIVIIADGAVASGLVYYHEKEFTILHNAYAVTLKFNEFEKRNICLFFVAALQKGIFELFNYENKPTWNKVKEKFIILPVHKKGEIAFDFMESFIKAIQKEVIKNVVLYNDKKLNAYHHAIK from the coding sequence ATGGGAAGTAAGCAATATTTTAAAATCACAAGGAGACTTAAATCGCCCTTTTTAGCAAGCCCTCATTTGCAAGAATTAGAATCTAGATTCTATGCGAATGGGGGCTGGTTTAAAAAGTTTGCTTTAGGTGAGTTATTTGAAGTAAAATCAAATCCGCAGTTAAATAAAGATAGTTTTCAATTTAACGAAAATGCAAAGTATCCATACTTTACTAGAACCTGCCTAAATAATGGCATAGCAGGATATGTAGAATATTTAGACGAGGAGCATAAAATTAAGGGTAATAGCATAGCGGTGGGAATGCTTGGAATGCAGTTTTTTTATATGCAAAAAGATTTTTACGCAGGGCAATTTACAAAGACGATTTATCCTAAATTTAATCCTTTTAATGTAAAAATAGCTCATTATTTTATTGTTTTGCTTAATAAAAATAGCCCAAAATTTCTATCTGTTTTGGTGCGTGATTTTGAAAAAAATTTTAATGCGACTTGTGTATCTATACCCGTGCATAAAAATGGAGAAATTGCCTTTGATTTTATGGAATCTTATATTAAAGAGCTGGAGATAGAGCGTGTTCGCGAAGTGGAATTTGAGCAAAAAATAGAGCTTAAAGCATATTTACAAGCTACCAATTTAAAAGACTACACACTTACAGAATCTGAAATAAATGCTATTAATATATTTAATGCTTTAGATTCTAAAACTAACGGGGGGGGGGGTAAAAGCCGCCTAGATTCTATAGAATCTATAACCCCTAAAGATTCTATAAATATTAAAGATTCTATAGTATCCATAAAAAACACAGAATCTACTCACGCAATAAAATGGCAAGAATTCAAAATCGCCGGTTTGTTTGATGTCATAGAATTGAAAAAACTTAATCCGCTTGATAGCAGAGAATTTAGAGCTAAAGAACAAGATAAATTACATTCTATACCTGCAGTAGTCGCAAAAGTTGGCAATAATGGTGTTATGTATTATGTTAGCAAAAATGATTATGAAACCGCAAGAAACAAGATAGTGATTATAGCTGATGGTGCAGTTGCTTCTGGTTTAGTTTATTACCATGAAAAAGAATTTACAATTTTACATAATGCTTATGCAGTAACATTAAAATTTAATGAATTTGAAAAGAGAAACATTTGTTTATTTTTCGTGGCAGCATTACAAAAGGGAATTTTTGAACTTTTTAATTATGAAAATAAGCCCACTTGGAATAAAGTTAAGGAAAAATTTATAATTTTACCCGTGCATAAAAAAGGCGAAATTGCCTTTGATTTTATGGAATCTTTTATCAAAGCTATTCAAAAAGAAGTAATAAAAAATGTAGTTCTATACAACGACAAAAAACTAAACGCCTATCACCACGCCATAAAATAG
- a CDS encoding HsdM family class I SAM-dependent methyltransferase has translation MASIEKIIEDKAKRQLDKLKIPYFTPNESINTQIDKALSTAPSKKGGEGKNYPDIKLLLHTKDLKQIPVMIEVKGSKGDLEKLEKNGEISNFLKDNAEPNYTNISKYALNGAIHYASAVTDYSTYNECIAIGINGYKQGYSDDNDIKTELRAYLVSNPQIYKKLGDFSDLSFLTSENLSELIENAKLTADELEEKTKDIENTIETRLKTLNQTMHDTYGIGVGYRVKLIVGMIMAALGVESKVAPLEINELKGHNTTNSNDGKVFIDKIKDFLESKNLPNEKKEMIAKELEQVFIFSKLYEPKNNESRLKPIYEIVTQNVMPYLKSNNYHLDFTGKLFNVLNSFVDIPDGDKNDVVMTPRYVCELMARLCEVNKDSYVWDYALGSGGFLISAMKLMMQDAKDSIHSQRDLNEKLALIKANQLLGVELRSDIYMLAVLNMILMGDGSSNIIHADSLSEFMGNYEQGSFKNKPFPANVFLLNPPYSAEGKGFIFVEKALKKMKSGKACVLIQENAGSGNGLPYTQEILTHSTLLASMKMADIFCGKSSVQTAIYLFEVGKPHLENKIVKFIDFTNDGYARQNRKKSGANVNLKDIDNAKARYDEIVAIVLNHKKKTHFYDSCVIEDTISLNGKDWTFSQHQKIDTTPRLEDFKKCVSEYLAWEVSNILKSQGDLNRPF, from the coding sequence ATGGCAAGTATAGAAAAAATCATCGAGGATAAGGCAAAGCGGCAACTAGACAAGCTTAAAATCCCCTATTTTACACCTAATGAAAGCATAAACACCCAAATAGACAAAGCCCTAAGCACAGCCCCAAGTAAAAAGGGCGGCGAGGGTAAAAATTATCCTGATATTAAGCTTTTATTACATACAAAAGATTTAAAGCAAATCCCAGTAATGATAGAGGTTAAGGGTAGCAAAGGTGATTTAGAGAAATTAGAGAAAAATGGCGAAATTTCAAATTTCTTAAAAGACAATGCTGAGCCAAATTATACAAATATCTCAAAATACGCGCTAAATGGGGCGATTCATTATGCAAGTGCAGTGACTGATTATAGCACTTATAATGAATGTATCGCCATAGGTATCAATGGCTATAAACAAGGATATAGCGATGATAATGATATAAAAACCGAGCTTAGAGCCTATCTTGTAAGCAATCCGCAAATTTATAAAAAGCTAGGCGATTTTAGTGATTTAAGTTTTTTAACAAGTGAAAATTTAAGCGAACTTATAGAAAATGCAAAGCTTACAGCAGACGAGCTAGAAGAAAAGACAAAAGATATTGAAAATACCATAGAAACAAGGCTAAAAACGCTTAATCAAACTATGCACGACACCTACGGCATAGGTGTAGGCTATCGTGTAAAGCTTATAGTCGGTATGATAATGGCAGCACTAGGCGTAGAATCTAAAGTCGCACCTCTTGAGATTAATGAGCTAAAAGGACATAATACGACAAATTCAAATGATGGCAAAGTTTTTATCGATAAAATTAAAGATTTTTTAGAATCTAAAAATTTACCAAACGAAAAAAAGGAAATGATAGCCAAAGAATTAGAGCAGGTCTTTATATTTTCAAAGCTTTATGAGCCTAAAAATAACGAAAGTCGTCTAAAGCCCATTTATGAAATCGTAACGCAAAATGTAATGCCCTATCTTAAAAGCAACAATTATCATTTAGACTTTACAGGCAAACTTTTTAATGTACTTAACTCCTTTGTGGATATACCCGATGGTGATAAAAATGATGTGGTGATGACACCTCGATATGTGTGTGAGCTTATGGCTAGATTGTGCGAAGTGAATAAAGATTCTTATGTGTGGGATTACGCACTAGGAAGCGGTGGCTTTTTGATTTCAGCAATGAAACTTATGATGCAAGATGCAAAAGATTCTATACATTCACAAAGAGATTTAAACGAAAAATTAGCACTAATTAAGGCAAATCAACTCTTAGGCGTAGAGCTTAGAAGTGATATTTATATGCTTGCTGTGCTAAATATGATACTTATGGGTGATGGCAGCTCAAATATCATTCATGCAGATTCTCTAAGTGAATTTATGGGTAATTACGAGCAAGGAAGTTTTAAAAATAAGCCTTTTCCTGCGAATGTCTTTTTGCTTAATCCGCCGTATTCAGCCGAGGGTAAGGGCTTTATATTTGTAGAAAAAGCCTTAAAAAAGATGAAAAGTGGCAAGGCTTGCGTGCTTATCCAAGAAAACGCAGGCAGTGGCAATGGTCTGCCTTACACGCAAGAGATTCTAACGCATTCAACTCTTTTAGCAAGTATGAAAATGGCAGATATTTTTTGCGGTAAATCAAGCGTGCAAACAGCGATTTATCTTTTTGAAGTGGGCAAGCCTCACCTTGAAAATAAAATAGTGAAATTTATTGATTTCACTAATGATGGCTACGCAAGGCAAAACCGCAAAAAATCAGGTGCAAATGTGAATTTAAAAGATATAGATAATGCAAAAGCAAGATATGATGAAATCGTAGCCATCGTGCTTAATCACAAGAAAAAAACGCATTTTTACGACTCCTGCGTGATAGAGGATACCATAAGCCTAAATGGCAAGGACTGGACCTTTTCACAGCACCAAAAGATAGACACCACGCCACGCTTAGAAGACTTTAAAAAATGCGTGAGTGAATATCTAGCATGGGAAGTAAGCAATATTTTAAAATCACAAGGAGACTTAAATCGCCCTTTTTAG
- the yedF gene encoding sulfurtransferase-like selenium metabolism protein YedF: MNDTIQINVCNLPCPEPVLKVKKALLGVNEHSLKLHSYEIIGNSPSSKENLMRFLSTEGFEFEVGFGRDEQFMIILKSKANKHNKEGKDKILPKMMLIKSDRVGEGELGGMLIHGFIKSLLQTDVLPQKMLFVNRGVLLTTDNKEVENTEIVEVLKELEKQGVEIYSCGSCLSYFALTERLKVGMIGNAIEGVQNMLLSDSLISL, encoded by the coding sequence ATGAATGACACCATACAAATTAATGTTTGTAATCTGCCCTGCCCCGAGCCTGTTTTAAAAGTAAAAAAGGCGTTGCTTGGCGTGAATGAGCACTCCTTAAAGCTCCATAGTTATGAAATCATTGGCAATTCTCCCTCATCAAAAGAAAATCTTATGAGATTTTTAAGCACAGAGGGCTTTGAGTTTGAAGTGGGCTTTGGACGCGATGAGCAATTTATGATTATTCTTAAAAGCAAAGCAAATAAGCACAATAAAGAGGGCAAGGATAAAATCCTACCTAAAATGATGCTTATTAAAAGCGATAGAGTGGGTGAGGGCGAGCTTGGCGGTATGCTTATTCATGGCTTTATAAAATCGCTCTTGCAAACAGATGTGCTGCCTCAAAAGATGCTTTTTGTAAATCGCGGTGTGCTGCTTACTACCGATAATAAAGAAGTGGAGAATACTGAAATTGTCGAAGTGCTAAAAGAGCTTGAAAAGCAGGGCGTTGAGATTTATTCTTGCGGCTCGTGTTTGAGCTATTTTGCGCTTACAGAGCGTTTGAAAGTAGGCATGATAGGTAATGCCATTGAGGGCGTGCAAAATATGCTTTTAAGCGATAGTTTAATTAGTCTTTAA
- a CDS encoding GH25 family lysozyme, whose product MKHKGVYVAKRMGRFALRLGVVCLLGGIFFVLQHNGMVWFNMPSHSAYPLRGVDVSAHQGQIQWEILSNEGIRFAFIKATEGSSWVDKQFAYNFEHAQRHGLYVGAYHFFSFDSAGHTQGENFINNVPLIESAYILPPVVDIEFYGSKAANPPKAQDVYEQLDILLARLESHYGFKPIIYTTPSFYDMYLRGRYGEYPLWIRSVFFAPDSLWARLFNVYFDKHSWVFWQYNPKGVLKGYYGNEKYIDLNIFNGDELALMQWLEKQKGGR is encoded by the coding sequence GTGAAGCATAAGGGTGTTTATGTTGCTAAGCGTATGGGCAGATTTGCGCTGCGTTTAGGCGTGGTATGCTTGCTTGGCGGGATATTTTTTGTATTGCAGCATAATGGTATGGTATGGTTTAATATGCCAAGTCATAGTGCTTATCCGCTTAGGGGCGTTGATGTATCAGCTCATCAAGGGCAAATACAATGGGAGATTCTATCAAATGAGGGCATACGATTTGCATTTATTAAAGCCACAGAGGGCAGCAGCTGGGTGGATAAGCAATTTGCCTATAATTTTGAGCATGCCCAAAGGCATGGGCTGTATGTGGGAGCATACCATTTTTTTAGCTTTGATAGTGCGGGGCATACGCAGGGGGAGAATTTTATTAATAATGTGCCGCTTATAGAATCTGCATATATTTTGCCACCGGTAGTGGATATAGAGTTTTATGGTTCAAAAGCGGCTAATCCCCCCAAAGCTCAAGATGTGTATGAGCAGCTAGATATTTTGCTTGCGCGTTTAGAATCTCACTATGGCTTTAAGCCCATTATTTACACCACGCCAAGCTTTTATGATATGTATTTGCGCGGGCGCTATGGAGAGTATCCGCTGTGGATTCGCTCTGTGTTTTTTGCGCCAGATTCTTTGTGGGCTAGGCTTTTTAATGTGTATTTTGATAAGCATTCATGGGTGTTTTGGCAATATAATCCAAAAGGCGTGCTTAAGGGTTATTATGGGAATGAAAAATATATTGATTTAAATATCTTTAATGGCGATGAGCTAGCCTTAATGCAGTGGCTAGAAAAGCAAAAAGGAGGCAGATGA